The genomic segment ACTCGATCAATGCCAACTCCGAACCTTACATCGTGGTCGACGGTATTCCACTGACCCGCACCGACGGGTCCATTAACGATATCAACCCGAATGATATTGAGTCCGTGGAGGTACTTAAAGACCCTTCTGCTGTGGCCATCTATGGTGTCAACGGTTCCAATGGCGTCATCCTGATTACGACCAAGCGCGGCACCACCGGTAAGCCCTCCATCCGCTATAGCGGTTATGGTGGCATAGAACAAGCGGCGCACGTACCCGAACCCGTATCCGGCGAAGAACTGCTCAAGCGTTATGCGGAGTATGCCCGTATCACCAACACCAGCCTGTTCAATGGCGGTCCTGTACGCAATGAATACGAATACGACAACTATAAAAATGGAATTACCACAGACTGGCTGGATGCCGTAATGCAGACCGGAGTTGTGCAAAATCACAATGTTAGCCTATCTGGAGGTAGTGAAAACGCTAAATATTTCGTGTCGGGAGACTACCTCAATCAGAAAGGTGTGGTGCTGGGCTATAATTACAAAAGATATTCTTTCCGGACGAATACTGATTTTAAAGCCACGAAGTATTTATCGGTAGGGACCTCCTCCTTTATCGTGGCGCACAATAGAGACGGTGGCCGCGCAAATCTACTCCAGGCCGCGGCGATGAGTCCCTATGCGCGGATGTACAACGCGGACGGCACATTGACGCAGTATCCTATGTATTCCGAGCAGCTCTGGGCCAACCCCCTCTTGCCCACCACACTGGATCCGCAACGCCGACAGTTCAATATTTCATTGAACGGTTACGCAGAAGTCAATTTTGGAGAGCTCTTCAAGCCGTTGGCCGGATTAAAATATAAGCTGAATGCCGGTTACTCCTATGTCCCCGTGCGTGAAAACTACTACGAGGGCGAATCCGTGTACAACTTTTCGGGAATGGGCAGCATCACGAATAGCGAAACCCAGTCCTATACCGTGGAGAATATCCTGACCTATAGCAAAGACATCGACAAACACCACTTTGATTTTACGGGGCTGTATGCTGCAAAAAGCAAGTACTGGCAGCGAGCCATTGCCACTGGAGAGATCTTTCCAAATGATGCGCTTGAATGGGGCAATTTGGGCACAGCCAACACACAGAAGGTGGGCTCCCAAGCCGACCTCTATCGCACCATCTCCCAGATGGGACGCTTAAATTATAGTTATGACAGCCGTTATATGCTGACCCTCACGGTAAGGAGAGATGGCTCGTCGGTGTTTGGCAGCAACAACAAGTATGGGGCGTTCCCTTCAGCAGCCGCAGCCTGGAATATTCATAATGAATCGTTTATGCAGAACAGCAAGGACGTGATCAGCAATCTGAAATGGCGTATATCCTATGGTCTTTCGGGCAATGAAGCCATCAGCATCTATCAGACCCAATTTCTGATGAACGCCTACCCCATGGCCATGAATGGACTGTCCAACACCGCACTCACGATCCGCACGCAGATGGGGAATGACAACCTGCAATGGGAAAAAACAAAAGGACTGAATACAGGGATAGACTTTGGACTGTTTAACAACCGAATTTCGGGTAGCGTTGATGTCTATAAATCGAGTACATACGATATGCTGCTGCGGCAGTTCCTTCCTAAGCTCACCGGATTCACGGAAGTGTTTGCCAATATGGGCAAACTCGAAAACACCGGTATCGACCTGACACTCAACACAAAGAACATTGTGAAGGATCATTTTAACTGGTCATCTACCTTAGTCTTCTCCCGGAATAAAAATAAGATCAAGGAGGTTTATGGGAATGGGCAGGAAGATCTGGGCAACCGCTGGTTTATTGGCCAGCCTGTAGGAGTCATTTATGACTTCACTAAAGTCGGCATCTGGCAGGAAGACGAGATTGCATCAGGTGCCAATAAGGGCTGGGACGATGCCGCCCAGGCCGGAGACCTCAAGCTTGCCGATCTGGACGGCGATGGAAAGATCGGCGAAGGCGACCGTTCCGTGCTCGGCCAGACCGCGCCCAAATGGACTGCAGGTCTGACCAATACCTTCACGTACAAAGATTTTACGCTCAACATTTTCATCAATACCGTACAGGGTGCACTGCGCAACAATCCACAGATCGGTGCGGCATCAGACGAAATGGGCCGACGGAGTACGCCGGCAGCACTGGGCTACTGGACCCCCGAGAATAAAAGCAACGAATGGCGCTCATTGGGCAACCACTCCAATGTCCATGGCTATGGTTTCCCTTCCAACGCGAGCTTTACCCGTCTGAAAGATGTGACGCTGAGCTATACCCTGCCGCAGCAGGTGGCCAGTAGGCTGGGCGTGGGTGGACTGACCGTATACGCTAGCGGCCGCAACCTCTACACCTGGACCAACTGGCTGGGCTGGGATCCTGAGGCACGGGATATCACGCGTGGCTCTGCCAATGACAACCTCAACTACCCTATGGTGCGGACATATGTCCTGGGTGTTAACCTAAATTTTTAACGATTAAAGAAAAAGACGATGAAAAAATATACCGTAATCTATTCGCTGTTGGCGATGGCTATGCTGGGCGCCAGCTCCTGTGGCAAGGACTACCTGACCGAAAAGCCCTATTCCAACTATGACGCCAACGTGGTGGATCCAACCACTGTCGAAAACAGGCTGCTGGGTTTACATTATAACTTTGGACAGCTGTGGGGTATGAGCAGCCGGCAAGGATTTCTTTCCTGCTGGCAGATCGGCACGGACATCGCCAGCGCCGGCGCTACCGAAGGCGTGGAAAACGCCTTTTACCAATATGCCGATCTCAATTCAGAAAACGGTGGCGTCAATTATCTATGGGAGCGCTGCTATGTCTTTATTAACAACGCCAACCTGCTCATTGATGGGGTAGGTGACAGCAACCCACAGGCCAGTGCCGAAGCACGATTTTTCCGTGCCTACGCTTACAACATGCTGGTGACGCTCTGGGGAGATGTACCACTGTTGACCAGTTCGATAAAAGTACCGACCTTTAACTATACCCGAACCGCTGCGACGGAGGTTGATAAATTGATTGAAACGGACCTTAGTTACGCGATCAAGGAACTTCCCGACCTGGGTAAGGCTGCGGCTCCAAGCCGCATCAATAAAGATATGGCCCGACAGCTGGCGGCAGAAGTTTATTTACGCATGGGCATGCGGGATGCGGCTTACTTTGCTCAGGCAGAGGCCATGACGACAGCTATCATTGACGGTGGCAATTATAAGCTGGTGGATGCCCGCTACGGCAAGTACCTAACCGAAGGCGGCGATTTTTACCGCGATATGTTCCGTCAGGGCAATATGCGGCGTAGCCAGGGTAATACCGAAGCCATTTGGACATTTGAAGTCGAATACAACCGGTCGATCAATGGCGGTACGATAGACAACCCGCAGCACCGCCGCGTGTGGCAGCCGGCCTATCACAAATGGGATGGCATGGTGAACGCCGATTCGCTTGGCGGACGGGGCAACGGCCGGCTTCGACTGAGCAATTTCATGAAGTACACCGTATGGAAAGGCCTCGGCGGCGACATCCGAAACAGCAACTACAATATAAGGCGCACCACAAATTACAACAGACCGGGCTTTAGCAGGATAATTGGTATTGATGCCGATGGCTACCGCGTGAATGAAGGGGCTGGTGTCAAAAACATCACGATCAAGACAGGCGACAAAGTGATACCGTTCCGCACCGACAGCCTCGAAGTCTGGTATCCATTTCCAACGAAATGGGGCGGATACGATCCCATAGATGACTTTGGTTATGCACTTGTCAAAGACTGGCCTGTGATGCGCTTTGCTGAAACTTATCTTTTACGCGCTGAAGCGAGATTACGCAGAGGGAACATCGCCGGAGCTGCCGAAGATATCAACAAACTGCGCGACCGCTCCTTCAAATCCGCACGGGCCGAATCCGGAAATGCCAGTCTGGGCCGTGTTGCGGCAGGAGACCTCTCCATCGACTTCATTCTGGATGAACGCGCCCGTGAACTCATTGCCGAAGAAAACCGTCGCATGACGCTGGTGCGCATGAATAAACTGAAAGAACGTATCGCACGCAACGGTGATCAGGCTCCGGCCAATAAGATTATTACAGGCTTTCAGGATCACAATGTCCTGCTTCCTATTCCATTAAATGAAATACTGCTAAACAATAAAGATGGTGATCCTCTGAAACAGAATCCCGGTTACAAATAAAATAGCATAGTACCGAAACAGACGGGCCATGCCCAAAAGAAAGAGCCATCCGTTGTCGGATGGCTCTAAAATAAAGAGATATAATCCCGTTAACGTTCACAGTCTGCAGTCCATGCTTTGCCATCCTTTGTATAGGCGATGGTCAATTTTCCCGCATCGATACGGATCACTCCAGTACCCGCAGTACCAATATTGACCAGGACATTACCTTTCTGTTCAAAATCAACCCCATTTAAATTGGGAATTCCATTTCCGAACGCAAAATTATACGTATCCCCCAGCTTTGTGACGGTAACCGTCCCGCGAGCTGAGGCCACGTCATTGTCATTGTTATCCAGGTCATCAAATCCGATCGTACCTTCATATTTTCCAATAAAGAGATCATTGTCCGAAGGGTCGTCATCTTTGCTACAAGAGGCAAATCCGATCACTACGGTTAAGATTAGGGTACTTAAGCCCAAAAACTGAATCCATTTTCTCATAAGTTGATGTGTTAATGTGAATACTATTGTTTATGAGTAGAATTCAAAGTCTGTGCCATCCCTACGCCCTTTATCAGATGACCCGTATCAAACTTGCGCGAACGGGTATAAATACGATCCGTTACCGTTTTATTGCTGACTTGCAGCTCTTATCTTTTCCTCAACGGACCTCCAATCGTAAACGTGGAATGTACGGTCTGTGCTCATCGCCACAAAGATACCTTTTGGGAACTGCGGTCCCAAACTGACTTGGGTAGCATCTGCCCCGTCTGTTTCCATCGCGCTCACCGGAATCTCCGCAAGCAGCTCGTAACGGTGCGGATTACCTGCGCTTCCTTCACGTGGGTATACCATAAAACGCTGCGAGCCTTGATTGGAAACCAGTATGTAGCCAGTTTTGTCGCCGGTTTTATAGATGGCAATCCCTTCGTGATCCACCGAGAAGCCCGTCTGGGCAAATAAAGCCAGTTCACTGTTATCTTTCGCATCCGGATCTGCCAGGTATTTGCGCACACCAGTCTGCTCATCCGAGTAGTATACATATCCCAGCTCATTGTCCACTGCAATAGCTTCAATTTCTTTTTTGCCGCTATACCGGCCAAATTTGCGTACCACTGTTCCTGTGACCGCTCCATTGCTGGGTTTCAGCTCGTATTGCCATAAATAATTATCCTGTGGTCCCGTTTTACGTCCTACAATTGCAAAAATACGCTGATCTGAAGGGCGCGTATACAATGCGATACCCATGGGGTCTCTGTCCTGTTCACCCACAAACACCTCTATTCCGCCATTATCAATCGGCTGCAGGTCGGGCAGCGAGAAAACACGGATCTTATTCGCATTTCGCTCTGTCGTGACGGCGATATCAACCTTTTTGCCGTTCAGCTCAAAGCCGTAGGCAATGTCCACATTGTTGGGGCGCTGGATGCCACCAACACGCTTCACGATCTTGCCGGTTAAGTCAAAGGCATACAAGGCGCCATCCTTATCTTTATCGGTACCGATAATCAGGCTCTTGCCCGCATCAGCTGGATTGATCCATATCGCCGGATCATCAGAATCGTGCCTGACGTGCTCTGTAATTACTGTAGCCTGTAAAGTGTCTGTGCGGGCTACGTTCTGATCCGCATATACATCTAGGCTAGTCGCACAAAGGCCTGTCGCACACGATGCGAAAAATAATGTTTTTAGCTTATTCATATCATTTGCTTTAGTAAGGGCCAAATTGTGATTTTCTGTCGGATTACACCCCAAATCTAGCGTTACAAATAGTGTACAGCGCCTTATTTGAGCGCAACAAAAAAGCAACATGCACCCTTAAATGGATTGTATAAAGGCAGTTAGACTACTCCCTTGTTCTAATTTCAATTTTTTTCGGAGGCGGTATCGTGCTACACGGAGGCTATCGCTCGATACGCCCAGCAGCGCAGCGATGTCTTTGCTGTTCATATTGAGTTTGATCAGTGAGATGAATTTGATCTCCGTAGCCGATAGCCCCGGATTGATCTCCTGCAGTTTGTCAAAAAACTCCTGGTTGATTTCTTCGAAAATCCGTCTGAAGTCTTCCCAGTAGTTATCCTGATGAAAGTTCAGATTGATTTTATTTAGCAGGGCACGCAGCTCCTTCTTGTAGCTGCGGCCATCGCTTTTGATCATCTCTTTCAATGTTGCACTGATGTCTTCCAGTAATTGATTTTTTTGAATGGACTGCAGGGTATGTACTGTGATTTCACGCGCTTTATTGTGCAGACTTTCCTTCAGCTGCTCTTCCTGCATCTTCTTATTGTTCAGGTCAATTTCAAGCAGCTCCTGCTGTGTCTTCAGCAGCGCCTCCTCCCGACGGCTGATCTCAATTTCGCGCCGCATCCGGTACCGTTGGTTACGGATGACAATAGCAGCCACCAGGATAAAAAACACGACCACAATACCCGAGACAATATAGATCGCCCTGGAGATCTTTTTCTGTTGCTCCATTTCGGCAAGCTGCATTTCTTTTCGGTCGAGGCCATAGATCACTTTCAATAAGGCTTCCTGTTTTTTGCTTTCCTCGGAATAAGACTTTAAGAAATATTCCCGGCTTAGTTCGAGGTAATAGAAGGTACTGTCGCTTTTTTTTAGAAAGTAATACGTCTTA from the Sphingobacterium thalpophilum genome contains:
- a CDS encoding RagB/SusD family nutrient uptake outer membrane protein — encoded protein: MKKYTVIYSLLAMAMLGASSCGKDYLTEKPYSNYDANVVDPTTVENRLLGLHYNFGQLWGMSSRQGFLSCWQIGTDIASAGATEGVENAFYQYADLNSENGGVNYLWERCYVFINNANLLIDGVGDSNPQASAEARFFRAYAYNMLVTLWGDVPLLTSSIKVPTFNYTRTAATEVDKLIETDLSYAIKELPDLGKAAAPSRINKDMARQLAAEVYLRMGMRDAAYFAQAEAMTTAIIDGGNYKLVDARYGKYLTEGGDFYRDMFRQGNMRRSQGNTEAIWTFEVEYNRSINGGTIDNPQHRRVWQPAYHKWDGMVNADSLGGRGNGRLRLSNFMKYTVWKGLGGDIRNSNYNIRRTTNYNRPGFSRIIGIDADGYRVNEGAGVKNITIKTGDKVIPFRTDSLEVWYPFPTKWGGYDPIDDFGYALVKDWPVMRFAETYLLRAEARLRRGNIAGAAEDINKLRDRSFKSARAESGNASLGRVAAGDLSIDFILDERARELIAEENRRMTLVRMNKLKERIARNGDQAPANKIITGFQDHNVLLPIPLNEILLNNKDGDPLKQNPGYK
- a CDS encoding SusC/RagA family TonB-linked outer membrane protein; its protein translation is MLHHYYSKYAKKGLLLNSLFLIALSSYGQESSLKGTIRDSAGKGIAGVTIRVKGSSESVQSTAQGNFSIQAPSGSTLIITSVGYQEKQVPVGQQKTVDITLLPAENVLEELVVVGYGSQKRSDITGSVASVPKDRLSKIPVNNVMQAIQGAVSNVTVTQSSSIPGDSPSAQVRGRNSINANSEPYIVVDGIPLTRTDGSINDINPNDIESVEVLKDPSAVAIYGVNGSNGVILITTKRGTTGKPSIRYSGYGGIEQAAHVPEPVSGEELLKRYAEYARITNTSLFNGGPVRNEYEYDNYKNGITTDWLDAVMQTGVVQNHNVSLSGGSENAKYFVSGDYLNQKGVVLGYNYKRYSFRTNTDFKATKYLSVGTSSFIVAHNRDGGRANLLQAAAMSPYARMYNADGTLTQYPMYSEQLWANPLLPTTLDPQRRQFNISLNGYAEVNFGELFKPLAGLKYKLNAGYSYVPVRENYYEGESVYNFSGMGSITNSETQSYTVENILTYSKDIDKHHFDFTGLYAAKSKYWQRAIATGEIFPNDALEWGNLGTANTQKVGSQADLYRTISQMGRLNYSYDSRYMLTLTVRRDGSSVFGSNNKYGAFPSAAAAWNIHNESFMQNSKDVISNLKWRISYGLSGNEAISIYQTQFLMNAYPMAMNGLSNTALTIRTQMGNDNLQWEKTKGLNTGIDFGLFNNRISGSVDVYKSSTYDMLLRQFLPKLTGFTEVFANMGKLENTGIDLTLNTKNIVKDHFNWSSTLVFSRNKNKIKEVYGNGQEDLGNRWFIGQPVGVIYDFTKVGIWQEDEIASGANKGWDDAAQAGDLKLADLDGDGKIGEGDRSVLGQTAPKWTAGLTNTFTYKDFTLNIFINTVQGALRNNPQIGAASDEMGRRSTPAALGYWTPENKSNEWRSLGNHSNVHGYGFPSNASFTRLKDVTLSYTLPQQVASRLGVGGLTVYASGRNLYTWTNWLGWDPEARDITRGSANDNLNYPMVRTYVLGVNLNF
- a CDS encoding tetratricopeptide repeat protein yields the protein MIIIFCVLGLVRPQNTAATASQTHPSDAAFVAQNEILQQARTDGDLLKEARALQRMGQICYQMGLFTQSLDYHMKADEIFRSDRNEQQMADNLNDLALLFLITKQQNDARTAYFKALHTFQRLGDQKAIARTYASIGHLYEKIANYDSAFFYQEKAMSLFERIGDSEGIALVHDNLGSIYEDKLQFDQAHFHFSRALDWFEQGSNTEIRIDVYNNMGDVYRKKGDYTQALHYTRKAEALARSTNAYSRLSSAYRDLGKTYYFLKKSDSTFYYLELSREYFLKSYSEESKKQEALLKVIYGLDRKEMQLAEMEQQKKISRAIYIVSGIVVVFFILVAAIVIRNQRYRMRREIEISRREEALLKTQQELLEIDLNNKKMQEEQLKESLHNKAREITVHTLQSIQKNQLLEDISATLKEMIKSDGRSYKKELRALLNKINLNFHQDNYWEDFRRIFEEINQEFFDKLQEINPGLSATEIKFISLIKLNMNSKDIAALLGVSSDSLRVARYRLRKKLKLEQGSSLTAFIQSI
- a CDS encoding phytase produces the protein MNKLKTLFFASCATGLCATSLDVYADQNVARTDTLQATVITEHVRHDSDDPAIWINPADAGKSLIIGTDKDKDGALYAFDLTGKIVKRVGGIQRPNNVDIAYGFELNGKKVDIAVTTERNANKIRVFSLPDLQPIDNGGIEVFVGEQDRDPMGIALYTRPSDQRIFAIVGRKTGPQDNYLWQYELKPSNGAVTGTVVRKFGRYSGKKEIEAIAVDNELGYVYYSDEQTGVRKYLADPDAKDNSELALFAQTGFSVDHEGIAIYKTGDKTGYILVSNQGSQRFMVYPREGSAGNPHRYELLAEIPVSAMETDGADATQVSLGPQFPKGIFVAMSTDRTFHVYDWRSVEEKIRAASQQ